One Ferribacterium limneticum genomic window, GTGATCACCGACTTGCCGGCGACCTTTTCAGCCGAGAAGGTCATCTTGATCATCTTGGAACCGAGGTTGCGACGCACGACGGCATGCTTGCCAGCGGCCAGCATGGGCTTGTGCACGTAGAACTCGTCCGGATTGACGGCGCCCTGAACGACCGTTTCGCCGAGGCCGTAGCTTGAGGTCACGAAGACGGCATCACGGAAACCGGATTCGGTGTCGAGCGTGAACATCACGCCGGCGGCGCCCTTGTCCGAGCGAACCATGCGCTGGATACCGGCCGACAGGGCGACGTCGGCATGGACGAAGCCTTTGTGCACGCGGTAGGAAATGGCGCGGTCGTTGTACAGGGAAGCGAACACTTCCTTGATGGCGTGCAGGATGTTTTCCAGGCCGACGATGTTCAGGAAGGTTTCCTGCTGACCGGCAAAGGAAGCGTCCGGCAAGTCTTCAGCGGTAGCCGAGGAGCGCACGGCGAAGGACATGTCGGTAGTCGAATCGGCGACCAGGCGCTGGTACTGCTCGGTGATGGCGATGGTCAGGTCCATCGGGAACGGGGTGTCCATGATCCATTGGCGGATCTCGGCACCGGTCTTGACCAGGGTATTGACGTCATCGACATCGAGCACGTCGAGCACCGCGTTGATCTTGGCGTCGAGGCCGGACTGGGCGAGAAAATCGCGGTAGGCCTGGGCCGTCGTGGCGAAGCCGCCCGGCACGCGAACGCCGGTGTCAGCCAACTGGCTGATCATTTCACCGAGGGAAGAATTCTTGCCGCCGACTTTGTCGACGTCGTTCATTCGGAGTTTTTCGAAAGGTAGGACGAGCGGTTCCATGGGGGTTCCTTGCAGGAAAGTTGAATTGAAAATCAGGAAGTGGAGTCGGAAAAATCAGGACTGAGACGACGGGCAGCCGTTTCGCGGCGGGCGACGCTGCGCAGGGTTTGGGCCAGCGTTTCGCGGACGAAATCGATGTGCGTTTCGGCGGCAGCGCGGGCAGCCTGCGGCTTGCGCCCGGCAATCGCCTCGTAGATGGCGGCGTGCTGGCTCTTGAGCAAGGCGCCGGCCGCCGGCACGGTTTTCAGTTCGCCCAGATTGAGGCGGATGTTGTCGTGCATGAGGCGCAGCAGGGCCGAAGACAGATGGCCAAGCAGCGCATTGTGGGCAGCCTCGCCGACGGCCTGATGAAAGGCGATATCGGCCTCGGAGCGCTGATCCATGTTTTCGTTGGTAAAGGTCGCATTCAGTGCGGCGAAGCGCTGGCCGAGTCGCGTCAAGTCAGCTTCGGTGGCGCGCTCGGCGGCCCACTCGGCGGCCTGGCCTTCGAGCATGCGGCGGAATTCGAGCATGTCTTCGCGCAGGTTCGGATGGCTGCCCATCATGTCCTGCCACGGGTCGAAAAAAGTCGCTTCGAGCGCATTGGTGACGTACGTGCCGCCGCCCTGCTTGCTCTGTACCATGCCCTTGGATGCCAGTTTCTGGATCGCTTCACGCAGCGACGGACGCGAGACGCCAAACTCGGTCGCCAGTTCGCGCTCCGGCGGCAGGCGGTCGCCGGATTTCAGCGAGCCTTCCAGAATGCGGCGCTCCAACGAAGCAGCGACGGCATCGGAAATACGCGGGACCTGCACTTTATTGAGGGGCATCGGGCTCGGCATGATTGGTAAGACCAGCACATTCTAATCAGCGTTTCGGCAAAGTGCAAGCGTAGGATATTCCCTTAGTTTATTGACTAAGTCACGGTATTCACGTAAATTTTCACCTACACGAATATTGGTCTTACCATTTTACCGTTAAATAATTCACAACGGAGACAAGATGAAACAAGCGGAATCCGCAGTAGCACGGCCTGGCGACGTTTATTTTTTTGCCACCTGTGTCGTCGACCAGTTCTTTCCCGGCGCCGGGATGGATGCCATCACCCTGCTTGAACGCCAAGGCATCCGCGTGCACTTTCCCGAAGAGCAGACTTGCTGCGGTCAACCGGCGTATACGAGCGGTTTTCCTGACGAGGCACGCAAGGTTGCGGCGCATCAATTGACGCTGTTTCCGAATGACTGGCCCGTGGTCGTTCCCTCCGGCTCCTGCGCCGGCATGATGAAGCACCACTACCCGACGCTGTTCGCTGCCGATCCGGTGCGCAAGGCCCAGGCCGAAGCGCTCTCTTCACGCATCTACGAGTTGACGGACTTTCTGGTCAATGTCCTGAATTTCCAGCCGGAAGACAAGGGCAGCGACTGCACGGTTGTCCTGCATACCTCATGCTCGGCTCGTCGCGAAATGGGTGTGCATCTGACCGGGCGCAAGCTGCTTGGCGGTCTTGGCAAAGTGACCGTGGCGCAACAGGATCACGAATCGGAATGCTGCGGGTTCGGCGGCACCTTCTCGGTCAAGCAGCCTGAAATTTCCGGGGCGATGGTTGAGGACAAGGTCAAGGCCTTGAAGGCGACCGGCGCCGAACGCGTGGTCAGCGCCGATTGCGGCTGCCTCATGAACATCCTCGGCCACGCCGCCTGGAAAGATGAACAGGAAGGCCGCAAGACGCCGAGCCTGCCGGGTGAACACATCGCCAGCTTTTTGCTGCGGAGGACTTCGAAATGAGCGCCCGTGACCGGATTCTTGGCAAATTGAAGGCGACCATGCCTGCGACTGCACCGGCCCTGCCCGATGTCGGCGGCTGGTTTGCCACGCATCGCGTAGTTGAATCATCAGCCGACAAGGCCAAGCGCTTCCGTGCCTGCATCGAACTGGCGCACGCCGAAGTGCATGCGGTGACATCCGCCAACTGGCTGGCCAAACTGCTTGAAGTCCTGCGCGCCAAGCAGATCGACAAACTGCTGGTTGCGGAAGAAACGGCGCATGGCGAAGCCGTGCTCAACGACTTCCCGCGTCACGGCATCGACTGCCAGACCTACGACCTGCCCATCGAAGCCTGGAAGTCGGAAATGTTCCAGCAGACGCCGGCCAGCCTGACGGTTGCCCGCGCCGCCATCGCCGAAACCGGAACACTGATCCTGTGGCCGAATGCCGACGAGCCGCGCCTGATGTCACTGGTGCCGCCGGTGCATATCGTGCTGCTCGACGCCGGCAAAATCTACAACACCTTTTTCGAAGCGATGCAGACGGAAGGCTGGGCCAATGGCCTGCCAACCAATTCGCTGCTCATCTCCGGCCCGTCGAAAACAGCCGACATCCAGCAGACGCTGGCCTACGGTGCGCATGGTCCGAAGGAACTGGTCGTGCTGATGATCGGAGACGAACAATGAGCGAGCACATCCTGCAATTCAAGCCCTCGGAGGGCTTCCGCGCCCGCTCCAAGGCCGTCGTCGACAACCCCTTCCTGCGCCAGAGTTTCCGCGGCGCGATGGATTTCCTGATGAGCAAGCGCGCGGCGCAGTTTCCCGATTCGGAAGAACTGGAAAGCCTGCGCACGCTGGGCGAGAGCATCCGCCAATACAATCTGGCCAAACTGCCGACGCTGCTTGAACAACTCGAAGCCAACCTGACCCGCAACGGTATCCAGGTCCATTGGGCCGAGACCCCGGACGAAGCCAACGCCATCATCCTCGGCATCTGCCAGGCGCGCAGTGCCAAGCTGATGGTCAAGGGCAAGTCGATGGTCAGCGAGGAAATCGAGCTTAACCACGCCGCCGAAGCGGCCGGAATCGGCGCGCTGGAATCGGACATGGGCGAGTACATCGTCCAGCTGGCGGGAGAGAAGCCGTCGCACATCATCATGCCGGCCATCCACAAGACCAAGGAGGAAATCGCCCGCCTCTTCGCCGACAAGGTCGAAGGCGTCGATTACACCGACAACGTCGATGCGTTGATCCAGATCGGCCGCAACGTGCTGCGGCAGAAATTTCTGGAGGCTGACATCGGCCTCTCCGGCGTCAATTTCGCCGTCGCCGAAACCGGCACGCTGTGTCTGGTCGAGAACGAAGGCAATGGCCGGATGTGCACCACGGCACCGCCGGTGCATATCGCCATCACAGGCATCGAGAAGATTGTCGAGAAACTCGAACACGTGCCGCCGCTGCTCTCGCTCCTGACCCGCTCGGCCACCGGCCAGAACATCTCGACCTACTTCAACATGATCTCCAGCCCGCGCAAGCCGGGCGAGAAGGATGGTCCGAGCGAAGTGCATCTGGTCCTGCTCGACAATGGCCGGTCACAAGCCTATGCCGACGAGCAGTTGCGCAAGACGCTGCAGTGCATTCGCTGCGGGGCGTGCATGAATCACTGCCCGGTTTATACGCGGATTGGTGGTCATGCCTACGGGACGACCTACCCGGGGCCGATCGGCAAGATCATTTCGCCGCATATGCTGGGGCTGGAGGCGACTTCTACGATGGCCACTGCATCCTCGTTGTGCGGGGCTTGCGGGGAAGTTTGTCCGGTGAAGATTCCGATTCCGGAGTTGCTAATGCGTTTGCGGGAGGAGGCGTTTACCGCGCCGCATGCGAATCCTTCGATGGTTGGTCAGGGGGCGGGGTATAGCTGGTTGATGACTTCTGTCTGGAAGGGATGGGCTGCTGTGTATCGGTCGCCTTCTTTGTACGGCGTAGCTACCTGGTTGGGGAGTCGGTTTTCGTGGCTGATGCCTTCGAAGCAAGGGGCGTGGACTTCAGTTCGGGTGCCGTTGAAGCCGGCGCCTCGGCGGTTGCGGGATATGTTGAAGGAACGCGGGGAATGACGTTTTCCCTTGCCGATTGGCATGGGGTTCCGCCTTGCTGGCGGGCGTACTTTCTTTTGCTTCGCCAAAAGAAAGTAGCCAAAGAAAAGGCGACCCCGGGGGCGGCGCCGGCTACGCCGGTCCCTTGCGCTACTCGGAACGCCGGGCGGCTGGCTAAACTCGCCTGCGGCTCAAACAACGCCAGCCGACTGCCCCCGGCATTCCTGCGTTGCTCAGCGCCTTCCACGGGGACCCCAAAAACGTCCGCGCTCAGCATTTCGTCGCAAAAAACCGGTTTCCACGGTCAACTGGAAAAAACGGCCAAAAATGAAAAGTGCTGTTTTGACACCCACGCTCAACTCCGGATCGTTTCACCGGGCCCCTTGAGAGGTGCCGAGCAACGCAGGGGCTGGCGGATAAAGGGCGAGGACTGTCTGAGGGCGAAGCCCGAGTTCCGCAGCCCCCGCCAGTCCCGAGTAGCACAGGGAACCGGCGCAGCCGGCACCGACCCAGGGTCGCCTTCTTTTTGCTTACTTTTTCTTGGCGAAGCAAGAAAAAGTAAGACGCCCCTCAAGGGCGGAACCCAACGCCAATCAAGCGCCAAAGCTTGAGGAGACACACACCCATGAGCGACCTCATCCACGCCCTGAGCGACCACCTCCCGCCGCACCAGATCATCGTCGATGACCTGCGCCGTTTGGCCTACGGCACCGACGCCAGCTTCTACCGCCTGACGCCCGAGGTGATCGCCGTCATCGAAAACGAGGCAGAAGCACGCCAGGTGCTGCTGACCGCCAAACAACACAACCGCCCCGTCACCTTCCGGGCCGCCGGAACCAGTCTTTCCGGCCAGGCCATCACCAATGGCATCCTCGCCCTGATCGGCGAAGGTTTCGCCACCTACGAACAAAATGCCGACGCCAGCAAGGTCAAGGTCGGCCCCGGCATCATCGGCGGCGAAGTGAACCGCCGGCTCGCCCCGTTCGGCAAAAAGATCGGCCCCGATCCGGCCTCCATCGGCGCCGCCAAGATCGGCGGCATCGCTGCCAACAACGCTTCCGGCATGTGCTGCGGCACAGCGCAGAACAGCTACCGGACGCTGGCCGGCATGCGCGTCATGCTGGCTGACGGCAGCGTGCTCGACACCGAGGATCACCTGAGCGTCGATGCTTTCTCGAAGAGCCACGCCGTGCTGCTCGGCGAACTCGAGCGTCTGGGTCGCGACACGCGCAACAACACCAAGCTGGCCGAACGCATCCGCCACAAGTTCAAGATCAAGAACACGACCGGCTACAGCCTCAATGCGCTGATCGATTACGAAGACCCGATCGACATCCTGTCGCACCTGATGATCGGCTCCGAAGGCACGCTCGGCTTCATCTCGCGCATCACTTACAACACCGTCGTCGACGACCCGTTCAAGGCCTCGGCGCTGGTTTTCTTCCCGGACATCCGCACCGCCTGCGAAGCCGTCATCCGCCTCAAGCCACAGCCGGTGTCGGCCGTCGAACTGCTCGACCGCCCTGCCCTGCACTCGGTCGAAAACAAGCCCGGCCTGCCGGCCATCATGCGCGAACTGGGCGAGGAAGCCGCCGCGCTGCTCATCGAAGTCCGCGCTGCCACGGTCGACGGGATAAATGAGCGAATTTCGCAAGTTCATGCTGCGATGGAAGGCGTCGCCACCGTCGAGCCGATGGTGTTCTCGACCGATCCAGCGACCTGCGAGATGTACTGGAAAGTCCGCAAGGGCACCTTCCCGGCCGTTGGCGCCATGCGCCGCACGGGCACCACGGTGCTCATCGAGGACGTCGCCTTCCACATCGAGAACCTGGCCGACGCCACGCTCGACCTGCAGGCCCTGCTTCGCCACCACGGTTACCACGAGGCGATCATTTTCGGCCACGCGCTGGAAGGCAACCTGCACTTCGTCATCACCCAGGATTTCGGCGATGCCAGCGAAGTCGACCGCTACGCCCGCTTCATGGACGACCTCTGCCACATGGTCGTCGACAAATACGACGGCTCGCTCAAGGCCGAGCACGGCACCGGCCGCAACATGGCGCCCTTCGTCGAGCTCGAATGGGGCAAGGAGGCGGCCGACCTGATGCGCCGGATCAAGGCGCTGTTCGACCCGGAAAACCGCCTCAACCCGGGTGTCATCCTCAACGACAACCCACACGCCCACCTCGAAAACCTCAAGCCGATGCCGGCCGCCGAAGACATTGTCGACCGCTGCATCGAATGCGGCTTCTGCGAACCACTCTGCCCGTCGCACCGGCTGACTCTGTCGCCGCGCCAGCGCATCACCAGCGTGCGCGAACTGGCGCGGCGTGCTGCAGCGGGCGAACCAGCCGGCAGCGTCGGCGAGGACTACGCCTACATGGGCCTCGACACCTGCGCCGGCTGCGGCCTGTGCTCGACCGCCTGCCCGGTCGGCATCGACACCGGTGACCTGACCCGCCGCCTGCGCGGCCGCAAGCTGGGCGACACGGCGCGAGCCGTCAACGCGTGGACCGGCGAGCATTTCGGCACGTTGGCCAATGCCTCGCGCCTCGGCCTCAACGTCGGCCACGCTGTTTCCGGCGTCCTCGGCGACAACTTCCTCGCCCGCATCTCGGGCGGCGCGTGGAAGAAGAACATGCCGCACGCTGGCAAAGCCCCTGTGGCACGGACGACTCAGGGTGACCCGGTGGTCTACTTCCCGACCTGCGGCGGCCGCATCTTTGGCCCATCGACCGCCGGCGAAAAGCAACTCGGCGACGTCATCCTCGAACTGCTCACCCGCGCCGGCTATGCACCGATCCTGCCGGAAGGTTTCGACAGCCTGTGCTGCGGCCAGATGCTGGCCAGCAAGGGCATGGCGGAAGAAGCTGACGGCATGTCGAACACACTCGAAACAGCGCTCATGAAAGCCTCGCAGAACGGCAAATACCCGGTGATCATGGACGCCAGTGCCTGCTCGGTCCGCATGCAGAAGCACCTCGCTGGCCGCCTGAAACTCTACGACTTCCACGAGTTCGCCCATGACGCGCTGCTGCCCCGCCTGATGATCAGCAAGGAGGCAGGCCCCATCGCCCTGCACGTCAATTGCAGCGTCAGGAAAACCGGTGCCGATGCCAAGCTCAAAACCCTGCTCGCCGCCTGCGTCGAGCAGATCATCGAACCAGCCGGCGTCACCTGCTGCGGCTTTGCCGGCGACCGCGGCTTTGTCGTGCCTGAACTCAACCGCCACGCCCTGCGCCATATCCACAAGGATCTACCGGCCAACTGCGCCTGCGGCGTCTCGACCAACCGCACCTGCGAAATCGGCCTGACTGCCGAAACCGGCATCAACTATCAATCCATCGCCTATTTGCTTGAGCGATGCAGCCGCCAACCTCAAACGTGTTGAGGATTTCCCTAACAGCGCAAACTCAAGCGAATTGCTAAGTTACGCCCGATCAAACAAATTCAAGGAGAACACCCATGTACAAGAAGATTATGGTCGCCATCGACGACA contains:
- a CDS encoding LutC/YkgG family protein, whose amino-acid sequence is MSARDRILGKLKATMPATAPALPDVGGWFATHRVVESSADKAKRFRACIELAHAEVHAVTSANWLAKLLEVLRAKQIDKLLVAEETAHGEAVLNDFPRHGIDCQTYDLPIEAWKSEMFQQTPASLTVARAAIAETGTLILWPNADEPRLMSLVPPVHIVLLDAGKIYNTFFEAMQTEGWANGLPTNSLLISGPSKTADIQQTLAYGAHGPKELVVLMIGDEQ
- a CDS encoding LutB/LldF family L-lactate oxidation iron-sulfur protein, coding for MSEHILQFKPSEGFRARSKAVVDNPFLRQSFRGAMDFLMSKRAAQFPDSEELESLRTLGESIRQYNLAKLPTLLEQLEANLTRNGIQVHWAETPDEANAIILGICQARSAKLMVKGKSMVSEEIELNHAAEAAGIGALESDMGEYIVQLAGEKPSHIIMPAIHKTKEEIARLFADKVEGVDYTDNVDALIQIGRNVLRQKFLEADIGLSGVNFAVAETGTLCLVENEGNGRMCTTAPPVHIAITGIEKIVEKLEHVPPLLSLLTRSATGQNISTYFNMISSPRKPGEKDGPSEVHLVLLDNGRSQAYADEQLRKTLQCIRCGACMNHCPVYTRIGGHAYGTTYPGPIGKIISPHMLGLEATSTMATASSLCGACGEVCPVKIPIPELLMRLREEAFTAPHANPSMVGQGAGYSWLMTSVWKGWAAVYRSPSLYGVATWLGSRFSWLMPSKQGAWTSVRVPLKPAPRRLRDMLKERGE
- a CDS encoding (Fe-S)-binding protein produces the protein MKQAESAVARPGDVYFFATCVVDQFFPGAGMDAITLLERQGIRVHFPEEQTCCGQPAYTSGFPDEARKVAAHQLTLFPNDWPVVVPSGSCAGMMKHHYPTLFAADPVRKAQAEALSSRIYELTDFLVNVLNFQPEDKGSDCTVVLHTSCSARREMGVHLTGRKLLGGLGKVTVAQQDHESECCGFGGTFSVKQPEISGAMVEDKVKALKATGAERVVSADCGCLMNILGHAAWKDEQEGRKTPSLPGEHIASFLLRRTSK
- a CDS encoding FAD-binding and (Fe-S)-binding domain-containing protein; the encoded protein is MSDLIHALSDHLPPHQIIVDDLRRLAYGTDASFYRLTPEVIAVIENEAEARQVLLTAKQHNRPVTFRAAGTSLSGQAITNGILALIGEGFATYEQNADASKVKVGPGIIGGEVNRRLAPFGKKIGPDPASIGAAKIGGIAANNASGMCCGTAQNSYRTLAGMRVMLADGSVLDTEDHLSVDAFSKSHAVLLGELERLGRDTRNNTKLAERIRHKFKIKNTTGYSLNALIDYEDPIDILSHLMIGSEGTLGFISRITYNTVVDDPFKASALVFFPDIRTACEAVIRLKPQPVSAVELLDRPALHSVENKPGLPAIMRELGEEAAALLIEVRAATVDGINERISQVHAAMEGVATVEPMVFSTDPATCEMYWKVRKGTFPAVGAMRRTGTTVLIEDVAFHIENLADATLDLQALLRHHGYHEAIIFGHALEGNLHFVITQDFGDASEVDRYARFMDDLCHMVVDKYDGSLKAEHGTGRNMAPFVELEWGKEAADLMRRIKALFDPENRLNPGVILNDNPHAHLENLKPMPAAEDIVDRCIECGFCEPLCPSHRLTLSPRQRITSVRELARRAAAGEPAGSVGEDYAYMGLDTCAGCGLCSTACPVGIDTGDLTRRLRGRKLGDTARAVNAWTGEHFGTLANASRLGLNVGHAVSGVLGDNFLARISGGAWKKNMPHAGKAPVARTTQGDPVVYFPTCGGRIFGPSTAGEKQLGDVILELLTRAGYAPILPEGFDSLCCGQMLASKGMAEEADGMSNTLETALMKASQNGKYPVIMDASACSVRMQKHLAGRLKLYDFHEFAHDALLPRLMISKEAGPIALHVNCSVRKTGADAKLKTLLAACVEQIIEPAGVTCCGFAGDRGFVVPELNRHALRHIHKDLPANCACGVSTNRTCEIGLTAETGINYQSIAYLLERCSRQPQTC
- a CDS encoding GntR family transcriptional regulator; the protein is MPLNKVQVPRISDAVAASLERRILEGSLKSGDRLPPERELATEFGVSRPSLREAIQKLASKGMVQSKQGGGTYVTNALEATFFDPWQDMMGSHPNLREDMLEFRRMLEGQAAEWAAERATEADLTRLGQRFAALNATFTNENMDQRSEADIAFHQAVGEAAHNALLGHLSSALLRLMHDNIRLNLGELKTVPAAGALLKSQHAAIYEAIAGRKPQAARAAAETHIDFVRETLAQTLRSVARRETAARRLSPDFSDSTS